One window of the Eucalyptus grandis isolate ANBG69807.140 chromosome 8, ASM1654582v1, whole genome shotgun sequence genome contains the following:
- the LOC120286752 gene encoding pentatricopeptide repeat-containing protein At3g04130, mitochondrial-like: MSFFSSRATARRPRISGFPSTRRRAAANLSSSAVRLAGDRPSDFAIVVSGVRAGSSEHEVLRSLEFDPSCASVEVTHGLVERLLDRFRDDWKAALGVFRWAGRRVEAGRVSPEACDAIVDILGKSRRMDRMREVLEEMNRSKLVRLGTVGKVMRRYAGAGLWEEAVKVFDELGDFGLERNTESMNLLLDTLCKERRVEQARAIMLQLKPHVLPDAHTFNILIFGWCKINRVDEAQWTIQEMKGHGVRPCVISYSTIVQFYCRQGNFNKVYQLFDEMRDGGCPPNVVTYTTVMHYLAKSEEFDEALQLAERMKLDGCEPDTPFYNCLIHVLARAGRVHDAVDVFEVEMPARGVRPNTPTYNTMISMFCHHSQVQKAMDLLQEMEESNFAKPDVQTYYPLLKSCFKSGKTDGFLSRLLDDMVNKHHLSLDVSAYTLLIHGLCRADKADWAYLLFDEMVGQEITPRYQTCRLMLDEVRQKNMYDAAERIEDFMKKL, from the coding sequence ATGAGCTTCTTCTCTTCTCGAGCCACCGCCCGGCGCCCCCGCATCTCCGGCTTCCCGTCGACCCGCCGCCGGGCCGCTGCCaatctctcctcctccgccgtccgcctggccggcgaccggccgtccgACTTCGCGATCGTCGTGTCCGGAGTCCGCGCCGGGAGCAGCGAGCACGAGGTCCTCCGCTCCCTCGAGTTCGACCCCTCCTGCGCCTCCGTCGAGGTCACCCACGGCCTCGTCGAGCGGCTGCTCGACCGGTTCCGGGACGACTGGAAGGCCGCCCTCGGCGTGTTCCGATGGGCCGGGCGGCGCGTCGAGGCCGGCCGCGTCTCGCCGGAGGCGTGCGACGCGATCGTCGACATCCTCGGGAAGAGCCGGCGGATGGATAGGATGAGGGAGGTCCTGGAGGAGATGAACCGGAGCAAGCTCGTGAGGCTCGGCACGGTGGGGAAGGTGATGCGGAGGTATGCCGGCGCGGGGCTGTGGGAAGAGGCGGTCAAGGTGTTTGATGAATTGGGGGACTTCGGTTTGGAGAGGAACACCGAGTCGATGAACTTGTTGCTGGACACGCTTTGCAAGGAGCGTCGAGTGGAGCAGGCGCGAGCGATTATGCTGCAGCTCAAGCCTCACGTATTGCCCGATGCGCACACGTTCAATATCCTGATCTTCGGTTGGTGCAAGATTAACCGGGTCGACGAGGCGCAGTGGACTATCCAGGAAATGAAGGGCCACGGGGTTCGGCCCTGTGTCATTAGCTACTCGACGATCGTGCAGTTCTATTGCCGTCAGGGCAATTTCAATAAGGTCTATCAactgttcgacgaaatgcgggatggggggtgcccgCCGAATGTGGTCACTTACACCACGGTCATGCATTATTTGGCGAAGTCAGAGGAGTTCGATGAAGCGCTGCAGTTGGCTGAGAGGATGAAATTGGATGGGTGCGAGCCGGATACGCCCTTCTACAATTGCTTGATCCATGTGCTCGCGAGAGCTGGGCGAGTTCATGATGCGGTCGATGTTTTTGAGGTGGAGATGCCTGCTCGTGGCGTGAGACCAAACACACCTACCTACAATACCATGATTTCAATGTTTTGTCATCACAGTCAAGTTCAGAAGGCGATGGATCTCCTTCAAGAAATGGAAGAGTCAAATTTTGCGAAACCTGATGTTCAGACTTACTATCCCTTGCTGAAGTCTTGCTTTAAATCTGGAAAAACTGATGGCTTTTTGAGCAGATTGTTGGATGACATGGTCAACAAGCATCACCTCAGTTTGGATGTCTCAGCATACACACTTCTAATTCATGGGTTATGCAGAGCGGACAAAGCTGATTGGGCTTACCTTCTGTTTGACGAGATGGTTGGTCAAGAAATAACTCCAAGGTATCAGACATGTCGTTTGATGCTGGATGAAGTGAGACAGAAGAACATGTATGATGCTGCTGAGAGAATTGAggatttcatgaagaaattatgA